GCGTACCCACGCCGGGATTCCCGACCTGTACGCCTACGCCCACGAGCTGCCTACGCCCACGAGCTGGCGGCGTACAACGCCGTCGTCCCGGCGACGCCGTGATGTCCATCCTGCTGGCCCAGCTGGACGACGCCGGTGGACGGGGCGGCGTCGAGTAGCTCGAGAACCTCTTCTGGCTGTTCGCCGTCGCCGGCAAGGGACGCTGCGCAACGGCTTCCCGGCGGGATGGCGGCCCTGCTGGGCATCCGGACCAGTGGTGCCGGCCGGCCGGTGACCGGGCACTGCTCGAGCCCGCCGCCGAGGAGATGCTGCGCTGGTGGACGCCGGTCGTCCACTTCCGGCGTACCGCCACGGCCGGCACCACCCTCGGCGACGTCCGGATCGCCGCCGGCGACAAGGTGGTGGTGTACTTCGCCGCCGCCAACCGCGACCCCCGCGTGTTCGACCGGCCGGATGACTTCAACGTCGGCCGCCGCCCCAACGACCACCTCGCGTTCGGCCACGGACCGCACTTCTGCCTGGGCGCCGCCCTCGGCCGGCGCCAGATCACGATGTACGCCGCGCTGCTGGACCGGTTCACCGCCGCCGAGCTGGTCCGCGCGGGTTGGCAGGATGGCCGGGTGCGCAGTGTGCCCAGCATCGTCCACCTCGACCTCGACGCGTTCTTCGCCGCGGTCGAGCAGCGCGACAAGCCCTCGCTGCGCGGCAAGCCGGTCATCGTGGGCGGGTTGGGCACCCGTGGCGTGGTGGCCACGGCGTCCTACGAGGCCCGGGTGTTCGGCGTCCGTTCGGCCATGCGCACCGCCGAGGCCCGCGCACGCTGCCCGCACGCGGCGTACCTCACCGGCCGGTTCGCCGCCTACCGCATCACCAGCCGCGCGGTGATGGCCGTGCTCCGTGAGATCTCCCCGCTGGTCGAGCCGGTGTCCCTGGACGAGGCCTACGTCGACCTCGCCGGCGACACGAGCCGCGACCTGTCCGCGGCCGGGGTCGAGGAGCTGGCGACCGCCCTGAAGGAGCGGGTACGCGATGTCACCGGCGGAGTCACCGCCTCCGTCGGGGCGGGCACGTCGAAGCTGGTCGCGAAGATCGCCAGCGACCTGCGCAAACCCGACGGCCTGCTGGTGGTGGAGCCGGGCACCGAGACCGACCTGCTCCATCCGATGCCGGTGGGCCGCATTCCCGGCGTCGGTCCGGCCACCTCCGAACGCCTCCGCCGCATCGGCGTCCACACGGTGGGCGAGCTCGCCCGCGCCGGCGAGCCCGACCTGGTGGCGGCGCTCGGCCAGGCGCACGGGCACGCGCTGGCCCGGCTCGCCATGGCCGAGGACGACCGCGTCGTCGTCCCGCTGCGGGAGTCGAAGTCGATCAGCGCGGAGGACACCTTCGAACACGACATCGTCGACCCGGCGCTGCTGGCGGTCATCATCGACCGGCTCGGCACCAGGGTGTGCGAACGCCTGACCCGCGAACGACTGTCCGGGCGCACGGTGACGGTGAAGATCCGGCTGTTCGACTTCACCACCTACACCCGGTCGGCGACCCTCGCCGGGCCGACCGACGACGTGCGGGTGGTCAACCGGCTCGCCCGCCGCCTGCTGGCCGAGGTCGACACCTCCGCTGGGGTACGCCTGCTCGGCGTCGGCGTGTCCGGCCTCGCCGACTGGGTGCAGGAGGACCTGTTCGGCTCGTCGGCCGGCGGCGAACTGGAGGCCGACCTCGCCGCCAGGAAGGCTGCGGAGGCCGAACTCGTCGAGGCGGCGGGCAGACCGCAGGCGGTCCAGGACCGGCGGACTGACGAGGCCGCGGGCGTGGGCGCACCCGGGCTCGAAGCCACGGCGGACGGCGTTCCGCGCGAGCCGGAGCCACCCCGCTGGGCAGCAGGACAGGACGTCGTCCACACGGAGTACGGCCCCGGCTGGGTGTGGGGTGCGGGCCTGCGCCGGGTCACCGTGCGGTTCGAGA
This Actinopolymorpha sp. NPDC004070 DNA region includes the following protein-coding sequences:
- a CDS encoding DNA polymerase IV, encoding MLEPAAEEMLRWWTPVVHFRRTATAGTTLGDVRIAAGDKVVVYFAAANRDPRVFDRPDDFNVGRRPNDHLAFGHGPHFCLGAALGRRQITMYAALLDRFTAAELVRAGWQDGRVRSVPSIVHLDLDAFFAAVEQRDKPSLRGKPVIVGGLGTRGVVATASYEARVFGVRSAMRTAEARARCPHAAYLTGRFAAYRITSRAVMAVLREISPLVEPVSLDEAYVDLAGDTSRDLSAAGVEELATALKERVRDVTGGVTASVGAGTSKLVAKIASDLRKPDGLLVVEPGTETDLLHPMPVGRIPGVGPATSERLRRIGVHTVGELARAGEPDLVAALGQAHGHALARLAMAEDDRVVVPLRESKSISAEDTFEHDIVDPALLAVIIDRLGTRVCERLTRERLSGRTVTVKIRLFDFTTYTRSATLAGPTDDVRVVNRLARRLLAEVDTSAGVRLLGVGVSGLADWVQEDLFGSSAGGELEADLAARKAAEAELVEAAGRPQAVQDRRTDEAAGVGAPGLEATADGVPREPEPPRWAAGQDVVHTEYGPGWVWGAGLRRVTVRFETAATGPGPVRTFATDDPDLAAYTPLTWDPGLRITPKSA